One Terriglobia bacterium genomic region harbors:
- a CDS encoding SDR family NAD(P)-dependent oxidoreductase: protein MKGGIAIVGMACRYPDARSPNELWENVLARRRAFRRMPPERLSLRDYLATDPATPDSFYSTEAALIQGYEFDRMRFRVSGPIFRSVDMAHWLALDVADQAIRDAGMDQPGALPQETTGVLLGNTLTGEFSRAATLRLRWPYVRRLVDAHLRDEQWDEQHRIRFLGELERGYKAPFAPVTEETLAGALSNTIAGRICSYFHLGGGGYTLDGACCSSLLAVARACSALESGELDAALAGGVDLSLDPFELVGFAKAGALARNGMLVYDRHSSGFLPGEGAGFVVLMRREDAVREQRQVYAVIQGWGISSDGAGSITRPETHGQMLALERAYSHAGYGPETVAFFEGHGTGTPIGDEVELQTLTTARKAAGNKTPPAAVGSVKANIGHTKAAAGIAGLIKATLAVHRRTLPPTTGVCRPRPELEGDEAVLRVLEQAEPWPDALPVRAGVNSFGFGGINVHVTLHSDVERRTSFSPPEETLLASDQDCELFVLDADSCFDLAVKAGELAKLSSSLSYSELGDVSAALAKRAGAGRWRAAVVASTPSEFTERLESVARLLGQGTTRHFDDENGIFLSAAGEKPRIAFLFPGQASPVRSGPGAFGKRFRELRELYRQAALPKDADSASTLTAQPAIIAAELAGLRTLRRLGIEASLGLGHSLGELAAYCWAGALDEESLLALAQTRGRLMAEVSGPAGAMASIAAPVETIKGLIAGDSVVLACLNGPEQNVISGETNAVLRVVRRAQNSGWSGTVLMAGHAFHSPLMAPASVAFERAVSSLPLTSIQRRVISTISGVELKRDSNLRRLLIDQLTAPVKFTEALASCIEDVELFLEVGPGRVLTNLVKSPNAAPVIPLDACGSSIRGLLQAAAAAYALGVPVRLEALFEGRFNRPFDFDHPLAFFTNPCELAPATSLGEMSTQEVSRMNGSQKNVEQSEVQELNIAPDAISAVRALIAQRTELPESAIGEGARLLRDLHLNSIIVAEVVAAAARKVGAMPPARPLQYADATVGELARALEQLRANSSEDLPEHEAAPAGVANWCRAFGVEWRPSDLPPTSASSPATGLWKIVASPNTLLPEQGTPSFPGSGVIVYLDERPIEDQAILLLEGAHTVLRAEGPRYFVMVGSEASVASAFARTLHLENSNVSTRVIEAPRNMNIGQLITRELSSAQEHVEVRYDRDGRRWQRNFTLLANRSQERAGLNERDVILVSGGGKGIVARCVSALAKETGAKLLILGRSNPQEDAELATQLNDLTTAGVKVKYVSADISDSDAVIAAVREAEPLLGLVTCIVHGAGRNEPMLLRDLDEAAMRRTLAPKVQGLRNLLAAVDPGRLRLLFSFGSVIGRLGMRGEAHYALANSCLVSITESFSRQYPACRCVVFESSAWSGAGMAERLGVLDSLQRDGISAITAEDGIHWFRELLAPGLPSVAIVVTGRLGAFSPLQTVAPPLPLLRYLERPRVYYAGIELVVDSDLTSGSDTYLLDHVFYGEPLLPGVMGLEAMAQAAMAVTGAARLPTFEDVHFEQPLAIKTGTRVTLRAAALVRDDGSVEVVLRSSQTSFAMDHFRCICRFADGPDMAADAIAVSASRIAVDPERDLYGSLLFQDGRFRRLSGYHSLSARHSWAEITPARNQTWFSPYLPGTLMLGDAGARDAGLHSIQACVPHVLLLPVGIDRVLPGYLEASEPLLARSRERWQQGNTYCYDLEFRDSAGVLRESWIGLRLHKVADAPGHAWPDALVAASLEWRVHEMGATTELAAVFDRDQSTDRKRRSDRAIQKALKSPLPVERRADGKPEVQAAVSVSAAHMNGLTLAVAGHGRLACDLEAISARTDEVWRDLLGWQRWPLVELIAKQTGEDLHTAATRVWTAIECLKKAGAPEDSHLVFHACSLQEPSCVSLAMDNLKIVTAVVRFRDDPMPAAVSILTGS from the coding sequence ATGAAGGGCGGCATCGCGATTGTCGGAATGGCCTGTCGCTATCCCGATGCGCGCAGTCCAAATGAGTTGTGGGAGAACGTGCTGGCTCGAAGGCGCGCGTTTCGCCGCATGCCCCCAGAACGGCTCTCCTTGCGCGACTATCTGGCAACCGATCCCGCCACTCCGGATTCGTTCTATTCAACCGAGGCAGCGTTGATCCAGGGTTACGAATTTGACCGCATGCGCTTTCGGGTTTCCGGCCCTATCTTCCGCAGCGTCGACATGGCGCATTGGCTGGCCCTGGATGTTGCCGATCAGGCCATTCGGGACGCCGGCATGGACCAACCCGGTGCATTGCCGCAGGAGACCACTGGAGTGCTTCTCGGAAACACTCTGACTGGAGAATTTTCCCGCGCCGCGACGCTCCGCCTGCGTTGGCCCTATGTGCGACGCCTCGTGGATGCGCATCTCCGCGACGAACAATGGGATGAGCAGCACCGCATTCGTTTTCTTGGTGAACTGGAACGGGGGTACAAGGCGCCGTTCGCTCCCGTAACCGAGGAGACCCTAGCGGGAGCACTCTCTAACACCATTGCCGGTCGAATTTGCAGCTACTTCCATCTGGGCGGCGGCGGCTACACGCTGGATGGCGCCTGCTGCTCGTCATTGCTGGCTGTAGCCCGCGCCTGCTCTGCTTTGGAATCCGGGGAACTGGATGCGGCCTTGGCCGGCGGGGTTGATTTGAGTCTGGATCCGTTTGAATTGGTGGGATTTGCCAAAGCCGGTGCATTGGCCCGAAATGGAATGCTTGTTTATGATCGCCACTCCAGCGGATTTCTCCCTGGCGAAGGCGCCGGGTTTGTCGTTCTGATGCGGCGCGAAGACGCGGTTCGTGAGCAAAGACAGGTTTACGCTGTCATTCAGGGATGGGGTATTTCCTCAGACGGCGCCGGCAGCATTACCAGGCCGGAGACGCACGGGCAAATGCTGGCCCTTGAACGCGCCTACTCTCACGCAGGATATGGCCCCGAGACGGTTGCGTTTTTCGAAGGCCATGGCACCGGGACGCCGATAGGAGACGAAGTCGAGCTGCAGACTTTGACGACCGCGCGCAAAGCCGCTGGGAACAAAACGCCACCTGCGGCTGTGGGCTCTGTCAAAGCGAATATCGGCCACACCAAAGCCGCGGCAGGTATAGCAGGGCTGATCAAAGCGACTCTAGCGGTTCATCGCCGGACCCTCCCGCCGACGACCGGTGTGTGCCGTCCCCGACCCGAGCTTGAAGGTGACGAAGCGGTTCTTAGAGTTCTCGAGCAGGCGGAGCCCTGGCCGGACGCCCTTCCGGTGCGCGCGGGAGTCAACTCCTTCGGCTTTGGGGGTATTAACGTTCACGTAACGTTGCATTCCGATGTAGAGCGTCGGACCAGCTTCTCGCCGCCCGAGGAAACGCTTCTGGCAAGCGATCAGGACTGCGAGCTCTTTGTTCTGGATGCCGACAGCTGTTTTGATCTGGCTGTGAAGGCCGGAGAATTGGCAAAATTGTCGAGCTCTCTCTCCTATTCTGAACTCGGGGATGTATCCGCTGCGCTTGCGAAACGGGCTGGCGCAGGGCGGTGGCGTGCGGCGGTTGTGGCAAGCACGCCCTCAGAGTTTACGGAACGTCTGGAGTCTGTTGCGCGTCTGCTGGGCCAGGGAACGACTCGTCATTTCGATGACGAGAACGGGATATTCCTCAGCGCGGCCGGGGAAAAGCCGCGTATCGCCTTCCTCTTTCCGGGTCAAGCTTCCCCAGTGCGTTCGGGCCCCGGAGCGTTTGGAAAGCGCTTCAGGGAACTTAGGGAGCTTTATAGGCAAGCCGCTTTACCCAAGGATGCAGATTCAGCCTCCACTCTTACTGCGCAGCCTGCAATCATTGCCGCTGAGCTCGCGGGTCTGCGCACGCTCAGGCGATTGGGGATTGAAGCATCGCTGGGGCTTGGTCATAGCCTGGGCGAACTGGCGGCATATTGTTGGGCAGGCGCGCTTGACGAAGAGTCGCTGTTGGCGTTGGCGCAGACACGCGGCCGCTTGATGGCGGAGGTCAGTGGTCCAGCGGGCGCCATGGCAAGCATTGCAGCTCCAGTTGAGACAATCAAGGGTTTGATCGCCGGCGACTCGGTGGTGCTGGCGTGCCTTAATGGGCCCGAACAAAACGTTATCTCTGGGGAAACAAATGCCGTGCTTCGAGTAGTCAGGCGCGCGCAAAACTCGGGTTGGAGTGGGACGGTCCTCATGGCCGGACACGCTTTCCATTCACCACTGATGGCTCCAGCAAGCGTCGCGTTTGAGAGGGCTGTCAGCTCTTTGCCGCTTACGTCGATCCAACGTCGCGTAATCTCAACCATCTCAGGCGTTGAATTGAAGAGAGATTCTAACCTGCGCCGGCTGCTGATCGATCAGCTCACGGCGCCCGTTAAGTTCACAGAAGCCCTGGCGAGCTGCATTGAAGACGTTGAGCTGTTCCTGGAAGTTGGACCGGGACGTGTGCTCACAAATTTAGTCAAGTCGCCGAATGCGGCTCCAGTTATTCCCCTGGATGCCTGCGGCTCATCAATACGTGGCTTGCTACAGGCGGCCGCTGCAGCTTACGCACTGGGTGTGCCCGTCCGCCTGGAAGCATTATTCGAAGGACGTTTTAACCGTCCCTTCGATTTTGATCATCCATTAGCCTTCTTCACCAATCCGTGCGAGCTGGCTCCGGCTACCTCCTTAGGCGAAATGAGCACGCAAGAAGTCTCCAGAATGAACGGTAGTCAGAAAAATGTAGAGCAAAGTGAGGTTCAAGAACTAAATATCGCGCCCGACGCCATCAGCGCAGTGCGGGCTCTCATCGCGCAACGGACGGAACTGCCCGAATCCGCGATAGGAGAGGGGGCGCGGCTGCTGCGCGACTTGCATCTCAACTCCATCATTGTTGCGGAAGTTGTCGCCGCTGCCGCGCGCAAGGTTGGCGCGATGCCTCCGGCCCGTCCACTGCAATATGCGGATGCCACCGTCGGTGAACTGGCGCGCGCCCTTGAGCAATTACGTGCCAACTCCTCTGAAGACTTGCCGGAACATGAAGCGGCGCCAGCCGGAGTAGCAAATTGGTGCCGGGCTTTCGGTGTGGAATGGCGGCCCAGTGATCTTCCTCCAACTTCGGCTTCCTCTCCTGCAACTGGACTGTGGAAGATCGTCGCTTCGCCCAACACCTTATTGCCAGAGCAAGGGACACCATCATTTCCCGGCAGCGGCGTAATTGTCTATCTCGATGAGCGTCCAATCGAAGATCAAGCAATTCTGCTTCTTGAGGGGGCACATACGGTGCTCCGCGCAGAAGGGCCACGCTACTTCGTTATGGTCGGATCCGAAGCGTCCGTCGCGAGCGCGTTTGCGCGAACGTTACATTTGGAAAATTCCAACGTCTCTACCCGGGTTATCGAAGCTCCCCGCAACATGAACATCGGCCAGTTAATTACCCGGGAGTTATCTTCTGCCCAAGAACATGTCGAAGTTCGTTACGACCGCGATGGCCGGCGCTGGCAACGGAATTTCACACTTCTGGCAAACCGCAGCCAAGAGCGCGCCGGGCTAAATGAGCGCGACGTAATTTTGGTGAGCGGCGGAGGTAAAGGCATTGTGGCCCGATGTGTTTCTGCGCTGGCGAAGGAAACCGGGGCCAAATTGCTGATTCTGGGACGCTCCAACCCGCAAGAGGACGCAGAACTCGCCACGCAGCTCAACGATCTGACGACGGCAGGGGTGAAGGTCAAGTACGTTTCTGCTGATATCAGTGACAGCGACGCGGTGATTGCTGCAGTACGGGAAGCAGAGCCGCTTCTTGGACTGGTGACGTGCATCGTTCATGGCGCTGGCCGAAATGAACCCATGTTGCTGCGTGATCTGGACGAGGCAGCGATGCGCCGCACACTGGCTCCGAAGGTTCAAGGCTTGCGGAACCTTCTTGCTGCCGTGGATCCCGGACGATTGCGTTTGCTGTTCAGTTTTGGATCGGTGATCGGCCGATTGGGAATGCGTGGTGAAGCGCATTATGCGCTGGCCAACAGCTGCCTGGTCTCGATTACCGAGAGTTTTTCTCGCCAGTACCCTGCTTGTCGTTGCGTCGTGTTCGAGTCATCTGCCTGGTCCGGCGCAGGCATGGCCGAGCGTCTGGGCGTTTTAGACTCGCTGCAGCGCGACGGAATTTCCGCGATTACCGCGGAAGATGGAATCCATTGGTTTCGCGAGCTGCTTGCGCCCGGACTTCCGTCAGTGGCCATAGTCGTTACAGGCCGGCTCGGCGCCTTTTCACCGCTGCAAACGGTTGCTCCGCCGCTGCCGCTGTTGCGCTATCTGGAGCGGCCTCGCGTCTACTATGCGGGAATCGAGCTGGTAGTCGATTCAGACCTCACCAGCGGTTCAGACACTTATTTGCTTGACCATGTTTTCTACGGCGAGCCACTCTTGCCAGGAGTAATGGGACTGGAGGCTATGGCTCAAGCAGCTATGGCCGTTACTGGAGCGGCGAGATTGCCGACGTTCGAAGATGTGCATTTTGAGCAGCCATTGGCAATCAAAACCGGGACGCGGGTTACGCTCCGGGCCGCCGCGTTGGTTCGCGATGATGGATCAGTAGAAGTGGTGCTCCGGAGTTCCCAGACGTCTTTTGCGATGGACCATTTCAGGTGCATCTGCCGTTTCGCGGATGGCCCTGATATGGCAGCAGACGCCATTGCCGTGTCTGCATCGCGCATTGCAGTGGACCCGGAGCGGGACCTGTATGGCTCTTTGCTGTTTCAGGACGGGCGCTTTCGACGCTTGAGCGGCTATCATAGTCTGAGCGCCCGGCATTCGTGGGCCGAGATTACACCTGCCCGGAACCAGACGTGGTTCAGCCCATATCTGCCGGGCACGCTCATGCTGGGTGACGCTGGAGCGCGTGACGCCGGCCTACATTCCATCCAGGCTTGCGTGCCACACGTGTTATTGCTTCCAGTGGGGATCGACCGTGTGCTGCCGGGCTATCTTGAGGCAAGTGAACCGCTACTGGCGCGCTCGCGCGAGAGATGGCAGCAAGGCAACACGTACTGCTACGACCTTGAATTTCGCGACTCGGCCGGCGTGTTACGCGAATCCTGGATCGGATTGAGATTGCATAAGGTTGCCGATGCTCCGGGACACGCATGGCCAGATGCCTTGGTAGCTGCTTCCCTGGAATGGCGTGTTCATGAGATGGGTGCGACCACTGAACTGGCGGCGGTTTTCGACAGAGACCAAAGTACGGACCGCAAGCGCCGCAGCGACCGCGCGATCCAGAAGGCGTTGAAGTCGCCGCTACCGGTGGAGCGGCGCGCCGATGGAAAACCGGAAGTTCAAGCCGCAGTGTCTGTCTCCGCGGCGCACATGAATGGCCTTACTCTTGCGGTAGCCGGACACGGACGGTTGGCATGCGATCTGGAGGCGATTTCGGCGCGAACCGATGAGGTCTGGCGTGATCTTTTGGGATGGCAACGCTGGCCCCTGGTGGAGTTGATCGCCAAGCAAACTGGAGAAGATTTGCACACAGCGGCTACGCGCGTTTGGACTGCGATCGAATGCTTGAAGAAGGCGGGCGCTCCGGAGGACAGTCACCTCGTCTTTCATGCCTGTTCCCTCCAGGAACCGAGCTGTGTTTCCCTTGCCATGGACAACCTGAAAATCGTGACTGCTGTAGTCCGTTTTCGTGACGACCCGATGCCCGCAGCAGTTTCCATTCTCACGGGGAGCTAA
- a CDS encoding DUF1702 family protein: MSFLLKKLLSIAPQEVTFARRGFRVPRASVREHLERIGEAFRQGYQAVLENPRESALTGRLETVELEFRGFAYEGAAMAMDLLDQLRPWADLLLPAFLAGPGRQHRYMVHVGAGWSMARLRLRLRRRFSELDPLLGWLAYDGFGFHEGYFHWPRYANGTWRPALLQGYALRAFDQGLGRSMWFVSGADPQWISAIISGFPETRRGDLWSGVGLACAYAGGCDEEEIVGLLQLSTGYRSHLAQGAVFAAKTREYAGNPMPHTESACRIICGLSLHQAAVIADQALGQATAGDEPAYEDWRYRIREQFRKPKKGSLEDRSPGRYLVAR; encoded by the coding sequence ATGTCTTTTTTGTTGAAGAAATTGTTAAGCATTGCACCTCAAGAGGTGACGTTCGCGCGTCGCGGCTTCCGGGTACCGCGTGCAAGCGTACGCGAGCACCTGGAGCGGATAGGAGAAGCATTCCGGCAAGGCTATCAGGCGGTTTTGGAGAACCCACGAGAGTCTGCCCTCACCGGCCGACTGGAAACAGTGGAATTGGAATTCAGGGGCTTCGCCTACGAAGGAGCAGCCATGGCGATGGACCTTCTGGATCAGCTTCGGCCCTGGGCTGACCTGCTTCTTCCGGCTTTTCTGGCCGGCCCCGGGCGGCAACACAGATATATGGTGCACGTGGGTGCAGGCTGGTCTATGGCGCGTCTGCGACTGAGGTTGCGCCGCAGGTTCTCCGAACTCGATCCCCTGTTAGGTTGGCTGGCGTACGACGGGTTCGGCTTTCACGAAGGATATTTTCACTGGCCGCGCTATGCGAATGGAACCTGGCGCCCGGCTCTGCTTCAGGGGTATGCCTTACGGGCATTTGACCAAGGCTTGGGACGCAGCATGTGGTTTGTATCCGGCGCTGACCCGCAGTGGATCTCCGCCATTATATCGGGCTTTCCGGAAACACGCCGAGGAGACCTGTGGAGCGGCGTTGGGCTGGCTTGCGCCTATGCTGGCGGATGTGATGAAGAGGAAATCGTAGGCTTGCTGCAATTGTCAACTGGGTACCGGAGCCATCTTGCCCAGGGTGCAGTGTTCGCCGCCAAGACCAGAGAGTACGCAGGCAATCCCATGCCGCATACAGAGTCCGCCTGCCGAATAATTTGCGGTCTTTCACTACATCAAGCTGCTGTCATCGCGGACCAAGCTCTTGGCCAGGCCACGGCCGGGGACGAGCCCGCTTACGAGGATTGGAGATACCGGATACGTGAGCAGTTTCGCAAGCCCAAAAAGGGAAGTTTGGAGGACAGAAGCCCGGGACGATATCTTGTCGCCCGTTAA
- a CDS encoding enediyne biosynthesis protein UnbU has protein sequence MTFNEQWADARRLGGLRRFAVAISVFNLLGHTFFGFEQSLAQPCLSLLAAYACELFLEWCAAQEHGRTPRFLGGWRQTVDFLLPAHITGLAVAMLLYSSDRILPVIFASMVAIASKATFRFRVDGRPRHFLNPSNFGITVTLLLFPWVGIAPPYHFSENLSGMGRWILPAFICVSGTLINLRFTGRLPLILGWWGGFLAQAVIRNLLLGTALLGALNPMTGVAFVLFSFYMISDPATTPFGARSQVVFGVLVASVYGLLVSMHVAFGLFFALTVVTGARGLADWVRSFRPASVPSRVAAAARHIPESVSSGN, from the coding sequence ATGACTTTCAACGAGCAATGGGCGGATGCGCGGCGACTCGGTGGTTTAAGACGATTTGCCGTTGCTATCTCTGTGTTCAACCTGCTGGGGCACACTTTTTTCGGATTTGAACAATCCTTGGCACAACCGTGCTTATCCCTGCTTGCAGCTTACGCGTGTGAGCTGTTCCTTGAGTGGTGCGCTGCCCAGGAGCACGGCCGTACCCCACGTTTTCTCGGTGGCTGGCGCCAAACGGTCGATTTCCTGCTCCCCGCCCACATCACCGGGTTAGCGGTTGCCATGCTGCTGTATTCCAGTGACCGGATCTTGCCGGTCATCTTTGCTTCAATGGTGGCGATCGCCTCCAAGGCAACCTTTCGTTTTAGGGTGGACGGTCGCCCCCGCCATTTTCTGAATCCCTCCAATTTCGGCATCACCGTTACCTTGCTGCTGTTTCCCTGGGTCGGAATCGCTCCACCGTATCATTTCAGTGAAAATCTGAGCGGAATGGGCCGTTGGATATTGCCCGCCTTCATCTGTGTTTCGGGAACGCTGATCAATTTGCGTTTTACTGGCCGCCTGCCATTGATCCTTGGCTGGTGGGGTGGCTTTCTCGCGCAAGCAGTTATTCGCAACCTGCTGCTGGGAACCGCGCTCCTGGGGGCGCTGAATCCAATGACCGGCGTCGCCTTCGTGTTGTTCAGTTTCTACATGATCAGCGATCCAGCCACCACACCCTTTGGCGCCCGCAGCCAGGTGGTTTTTGGGGTCCTCGTTGCTTCGGTCTATGGACTCCTGGTTTCCATGCACGTGGCTTTCGGCTTGTTTTTTGCGCTGACGGTCGTAACCGGCGCTCGAGGATTGGCGGATTGGGTTCGCAGTTTCAGGCCAGCCTCTGTACCGTCCCGAGTTGCCGCGGCTGCTAGGCACATTCCTGAATCAGTCAGCAGCGGTAACTAG
- a CDS encoding CRTAC1 family protein, whose protein sequence is MRTLQRSFLDRPYLKLLVVWSAVVAIGWAARLPRLSSRESDSIAKRFRFERAIFPRSGISGKSIRKVNPRFQGIVSWISTVGAGIALGDLDGDGLSNDACLVDPRTDDVKVMPVPGTGARYESFSLFPTSLTYDAVHTAPMGCLFADLNEDGLMDVIVYYWGRTPVAFLRKQNSAQVLSADSFTPQELVAGGERWYTNAALVADLDGDGHADLIFGNYFPDGSVVLGSDGPAEMQNSMSRATNGGSKPILLWKSATAGAKPSVTFEPITEPNLGTGWTLAMAACDLDGDLRPELYIANDFGPDRLFYNASSPGHVAFKPLRGRHGWTTPKSKVLGQDSFKGMGVDCADINGDGLPDIIVGNITDSYALEESNLVYLSTGDLDAFRSGIAPYEERSESLGLARSGWSWDVRFGDFDNQGDPQILQATGFLKGARNRWPDLQELAMGNDLMLHNPGHWPHFQPGDDLSGGNQDRFYVRSALGRYFDFGPSIGLGEPLVTRGIAVADVDGDGRLDFALANQWNDSVFFHNRSEPVGDFLGLHLLVPTAPTRTAIYRGLKSQRTASPAIGARATVYLRDGRKLVKQVDGGNGHSGKSSPDIHFGLGTQGAKNLRIEIDWRDRMGMVRHLETSLAPGWHTVLLGSTDR, encoded by the coding sequence CGGGGAAGAGTATTCGCAAAGTGAATCCACGTTTTCAGGGAATTGTGTCGTGGATTTCCACTGTGGGCGCTGGCATCGCTTTGGGCGATTTGGATGGCGATGGTCTTTCCAATGACGCCTGCCTGGTGGATCCTCGAACCGACGATGTGAAGGTGATGCCGGTTCCGGGAACTGGTGCGCGCTACGAGTCTTTCAGCCTCTTCCCGACTTCGCTTACCTACGATGCTGTCCACACTGCCCCCATGGGCTGCCTGTTTGCGGACCTCAATGAAGATGGCTTGATGGATGTAATTGTGTACTACTGGGGACGGACTCCGGTCGCTTTTCTGCGCAAGCAAAACAGCGCGCAAGTCTTATCGGCCGATTCTTTCACGCCTCAGGAGCTGGTCGCGGGCGGCGAGAGATGGTACACCAATGCTGCCTTGGTGGCAGATCTGGATGGCGATGGACACGCTGACCTGATTTTTGGCAATTATTTCCCTGATGGTTCTGTGGTCCTGGGTTCTGACGGACCGGCGGAGATGCAGAATTCCATGTCACGTGCCACGAATGGCGGCAGCAAGCCAATTCTACTATGGAAGTCGGCAACAGCGGGTGCAAAACCCAGTGTCACGTTCGAACCGATCACGGAGCCGAATCTGGGGACAGGTTGGACGTTGGCAATGGCAGCTTGCGACCTTGACGGAGACCTCCGGCCGGAGCTCTACATTGCCAACGATTTTGGTCCTGACCGGTTGTTTTATAACGCGTCTAGTCCAGGTCATGTTGCGTTCAAACCGCTGCGAGGCCGTCACGGCTGGACTACTCCCAAATCCAAGGTGCTTGGCCAGGATTCATTCAAAGGAATGGGTGTGGATTGCGCTGACATCAACGGGGATGGCCTGCCCGACATCATAGTCGGCAACATTACGGACAGCTATGCCCTGGAAGAAAGCAATTTGGTGTATTTGAGCACAGGGGATCTCGATGCTTTCCGATCGGGGATTGCGCCCTATGAGGAGCGCAGTGAAAGTCTAGGATTGGCACGAAGCGGATGGTCGTGGGACGTGCGCTTTGGCGACTTCGACAATCAAGGCGACCCGCAGATACTCCAAGCTACGGGTTTTCTTAAAGGCGCCAGGAACCGCTGGCCGGACTTGCAGGAGTTGGCTATGGGGAATGATCTGATGCTGCACAATCCTGGCCACTGGCCCCATTTTCAGCCGGGTGACGATTTGAGCGGCGGCAACCAGGATCGTTTTTATGTTCGCTCCGCCTTGGGCAGGTACTTCGACTTCGGACCGAGCATTGGTCTTGGCGAACCCTTGGTTACGCGCGGCATCGCTGTCGCTGACGTGGATGGAGATGGCCGCCTGGACTTTGCACTCGCGAACCAGTGGAACGACTCGGTTTTCTTTCATAACCGCAGCGAGCCTGTCGGGGATTTCTTGGGTCTGCACTTGCTGGTTCCCACAGCGCCCACCCGGACCGCAATCTACAGAGGCCTCAAGAGCCAACGGACAGCTTCGCCTGCAATCGGCGCACGCGCGACTGTATACCTCCGCGACGGCAGAAAGCTGGTCAAACAAGTTGACGGGGGCAACGGACATTCCGGAAAAAGCAGTCCTGACATCCACTTCGGACTGGGTACACAAGGCGCAAAGAATCTGCGAATCGAGATCGACTGGCGCGATCGGATGGGCATGGTTCGGCACTTGGAGACCAGCCTGGCACCGGGCTGGCACACCGTCCTCCTCGGGAGTACTGACCGATGA